A single region of the Plutella xylostella chromosome 7, ilPluXylo3.1, whole genome shotgun sequence genome encodes:
- the LOC105387274 gene encoding odorant receptor Or1 translates to MTVDIEALYLKLPKNIMSFFGVWLPPKRHIILHNIYMLIIMVSQYSFLLFEFIYLFDVLDDLEAASEASYLLFTQASLCYKTTVFLVNKRHLIELLELMRCEMFAPETEVHEKFLSLLAVRIPRLCLFFMTSALTTCTLWAMIPLFDNQGRRSFPFRIWMPVTPERSPQYQLGYLYQVAAIYISAFLFIAVDSVAVCMIMFGCAELDIIMDKVTKLQKVPLSAKLKHTERTELLDKNYKLFVDCIRHHQGVIEFMVKVENNFHANIFFQLSGSVAIICITGLRISIVSPDSVQFFSMCNYMVTMLSQLFLYCWCGHELTIRSEKLREVVYQCPWYQQGTRFKRLLWITMERMKKPIIFKAGHYIPLSRQTFIAILRSSYSYFAVLNQANSK, encoded by the exons ATGACTGTAGACATCGAGGCCCTTTACCTTAAATTACCCAAAAACATAATGTCATTTTTCGGAGTCTGGCTACCACCGAAGAGACACATTATCCTACACAATATCTACATGTTAATAATCATGGTATCCCAGTACAGCTTTCTGCTATTCgagtttatttatctatttgatgTTTTAGATGATCTAGAGGCGGCTTCCGAAGCGTCGTATCTGCTCTTTACTCAGGCGTCTCTGTGTTATAAGACAACTGTTTTTCTGGTGAATAAGAGGCATCTGATTGAGTTGCTTGAGCTGATGAGGTGCGAGATGTTTGCTCCTGAAACTGAGGTGCATGAAAA GTTCCTGTCACTCCTGGCTGTGAGGATCCCGCGCCTGTGTCTGTTCTTCATGACGAGCGCGCTCACCACGTGCACGCTGTGGGCCATGATCCCGCTGTTCGACAACCAGGGCCGCCGCTCCTTCCCCTTCAGGATCTG GATGCCAGTAACCCCGGAGAGGTCTCCGCAATACCAGCTCGGCTACTTGTACCAGGTGGCGGCGATCTACATCAGTGCCTTCCTCTTCATCGCGGTGGACAGTGTGGCTGTTTGCATGATCATGTTCGGATGTGCAGAGCTGGATATTATTATGGATAAGGTTACTAAG TTACAAAAAGTGCCTCTATCTGCAAAACTGAAACACACTGAAAGAACTGAGCTCTTAGACAAAAACTACAAGTTATTTGTGGATTGTATTCGACATCATCAAGGTGTAATTGA ATTCATGGTGAAAGTGGAGAACAATTTTCACGccaacatattttttcaactGAGCGGCAGCGTCGCCATAATATGTATCACTGGACTGAGGATCTCTATT GTGTCTCCGGACAGCGTGCAGTTCTTCTCGATGTGCAACTACATGGTGACCATGCTGTCGCAGCTGTTCCTGTACTGCTGGTGCGGACACGAGCTCACTATACGG AGCGAGAAGCTCCGCGAAGTCGTGTACCAGTGTCCGTGGTACCAGCAAGGGACCAGGTTCAAGCGGCTGCTGTGGATCACCATGGAGCGTATGAAGAAGCCCATCATATTCAAGGCCGGACATTATATTCCGTTGTCACGGCAGACTTTTATTGCG ATTCTTCGGTCGTCGTATTCTTACTTTGCGGTATTGAATCAGGCAAATAGCAAATAA
- the LOC119690860 gene encoding odorant receptor Or2-like, translated as MLSIKRRLKDSQKTLLGINIYLLKLSGIWKPHSTFYKILSVSYVFIYGVFNIFQYIDFFKAWGEWDYMFMNLSLTYACMLGLIKIISFRLNFHLWEAAFDAMNEIEKKFNNKDHPAIRAILAQFTFRMRFTTIGFISTCFITLIFFCLEPIIMNAVNNDKSQPLKQIAQMWSPFSLETNLGYMINIFIQLITSFLCGLVSSVYDTSVVAVLVWFHLQLVVLRKECSSLGVLDDSDKSGELFVSEEEFLKRLKQCHNHHLALLRSYHSFNTLQSPIMFVSLLGCTIVLGYSVINLTGNSNILSGGLYFISTFIELFMLYWFYNDVTVMSQKVSSGVWESHWYRYSVRSQRLVLVLMQGLNTRMVFSAGPFNDMTLVTFLGILKTSYSAYAALSNI; from the exons ATGTTGAGCATCAAACGTCGATTAAAAGATTCGCAGAAGACCTTACTGGGGATTAACATTTATTTGCTAAAACTCAGTGGAATCTGGAAGCCACACTCtacattttacaaaatactatCTGTATcctacgtttttatttacggCGTGTTCAACATATTTCAGTATATTGACTTCTTCAAAGCTTGGGGAGAGTGGGACTACATGTTTATGAACCTTTCCTTAACCTACGCTTGTATGTTGGGATTGATAAAAATTATCAGCTTTCGCCTCAACTTCCATCTTTGGGAGGCGGCTTTTGATGCCATGAACGAAATTGAGAAGAAATTTAACAACAAAGACCATCCAGCCATCCGCGCCATTTTAGCTCAATTCACTTTTCGCATGAGGTTCACAACCATTGGATTCATTTCCACCTGTTTCATTACGCTTATTTTTTTCTGCTTGGAGCCGATTATAATGAATGCTGTAAATAACGACAAGAGCCAACCGTTGAAGCAAATTGCACAAATGTGGAGCCCTTTCAGCCTAGAAACAAATCTAGGGTATATGATTAACATTTTCATTCAGTTAATAACATCGTTTTTATGTGGATTAGTCAGTTCCGTGTATGATACATCTGTGGTTGCTGTACTGGTATGGTTTCATCTGCAACTGGTGGTGCTTCGCAAGGAATGTTCATCTTTAGGAGTCTTAGATGATTCAGATAAGAGTGGTGAACTGTTTGTTTCCGAGGAAGAGTTTTTGAAGCGCTTGAAGCAATGTCATAACCATCATTTGGCGCTTTTGAGAAGTTATCACTCGTTTAATACTTTGCAATCGCCAATCATGTTCGTCAGTCTTCTTGGATGTACCATTGTGTTGGGATACTCAGTTATCAACCTG ACAGGCAACAGCAACATCCTGTCCGGCGGGCTGTACTTCATCAGCACCTTTATCGAACTCTTCATGCTGTACTGGTTCTACAATGACGTCACTGTTATG AGCCAGAAGGTGTCCTCAGGCGTGTGGGAGTCCCACTGGTACCGCTACTCCGTGAGGTCTCAGCGCCTGGTGCTGGTGCTGATGCAGGGCCTCAACACGAGGATGGTGTTCAGTGCTGGCCCGTTCAATGACATGACTCTCGTCACTTTCCTTGGC aTTTTGAAGACGTCGTATTCAGCTTATGCGGCTCTATCgaacatataa